ACAGAAGCGAACGCAGCCGGGCCATCATTACAGATAGATAACCGATACGGTAAACGTGCCAGAATAAGACCCCGCCGCTTGCCCGGCATTCACATTCAACGTAGCCCCGATGGGGACCAGAACCGTGGCGTTGGTCATGTTGATGGTTTCCATGGCACCGCCGGCATTGGTGTTGATTTGGAAATTATCAACCTGCATCGTGTTGGCGCCGTTGTACACGGTAACGGTCGGGTCGGTCACGGAAATGACAACGCTGGACCCAACATCGCCGAAAATGCGGATATTTGCTTCGGACGGTGCAGGTGTGGCGACCTGAGTCACGCCGGTATACGTTCCGGTGCCTGCCGTGTTGATCGTAACGCTGCCCGCGCCGCCGGATACGGCGAACGCACCAAAGTTTAAATTCTGCGGTGATGTTAGGGCCAGTGTGCTGGGCATAATGACGGCCTGGGCTTGCAACACGCCCGTGGCCGC
The genomic region above belongs to Micavibrio aeruginosavorus EPB and contains:
- a CDS encoding DUF4402 domain-containing protein, with translation MNSHTKTTAKTKTARMASMGAALMVLGGGHVGPAPSAHAATGVLQAQAVIMPSTLALTSPQNLNFGAFAVSGGAGSVTINTAGTGTYTGVTQVATPAPSEANIRIFGDVGSSVVISVTDPTVTVYNGANTMQVDNFQINTNAGGAMETINMTNATVLVPIGATLNVNAGQAAGSYSGTFTVSVIYL